From Variimorphobacter saccharofermentans, one genomic window encodes:
- a CDS encoding O-antigen ligase family protein, with protein sequence MRQKKQKKEFNDLLIPIIIILAVLPFVTRLIIYQSGLSQYTWFSDNDAITDFFSYYKSYVFILISILCTIVSAIYILLHKKDGKEYKPFVLIGIYILLAILSTIFSVDRKLSILGGISHFENVFVIIGYAAMLFYTYCINKSEQDYRIILKAIITSSVLLCIIGFMQMFGKDPVSFPIIQKLIIPRQYWGKLGEISFNLTSNAVSLTLFNSNYASVYLAMLIPFLLSIVMPINNDSKNTIKNNPLHRKQYIILLIVMSLMILLFKTYSRAGLVAMLTSVSVLLIFYHRQWKSYWKSICIVSASVAILFVGIDAIYEFRYIHKITGTFRSFTNTQNQNSLEEIITEKDQILIRYQGEEIIVSYENEDDSEAPFLTFWDKEGKNISEHYDSANRTIQYTPFEKLQFYIEKEETLHSNILYCVIDGITWRFMYSDLDGYVYINDFGKADKLTRVNRFGFRNTEHIGSGRGYIWSRSIPLLKETILLGKGPDTYPIVFPQSDYVGKANNCKTPYTLIEKPHNMYLMTGIHTGILSLIAVITFYMLYLVQSIRIYRKCKLNTLTERIGIGCLMSTLSFMINGIFNDSSIQTTPLFIIFLGLGMDINHKLRVNK encoded by the coding sequence ATGAGACAGAAAAAGCAAAAGAAGGAATTTAATGATTTATTAATTCCAATTATTATCATACTTGCTGTATTACCATTTGTTACTCGATTGATTATATATCAATCAGGGCTCTCACAATACACCTGGTTCTCCGATAATGACGCTATCACAGATTTTTTTAGCTATTACAAAAGCTATGTATTTATTCTGATTAGTATATTATGTACAATCGTATCTGCAATCTATATATTGTTACATAAAAAAGATGGCAAAGAATATAAACCATTTGTTCTGATCGGAATCTATATTCTATTGGCAATCCTGTCCACCATATTTTCCGTTGATCGTAAGCTCTCAATTCTCGGCGGAATATCTCATTTTGAGAATGTGTTTGTTATAATCGGGTATGCAGCCATGCTATTTTATACCTACTGTATTAATAAATCGGAGCAGGATTACAGGATTATTCTTAAGGCAATTATTACTTCCTCTGTTCTTTTATGCATCATTGGATTTATGCAGATGTTTGGTAAAGATCCCGTATCATTTCCGATAATTCAAAAGCTTATTATACCGAGACAATATTGGGGAAAGCTGGGAGAGATAAGCTTTAACTTAACCTCGAATGCCGTTTCCCTGACGTTGTTTAATTCCAATTATGCATCGGTATATCTTGCAATGCTTATTCCTTTTTTACTTTCGATTGTGATGCCAATAAATAATGATAGTAAAAATACGATTAAGAACAATCCTTTGCATAGAAAGCAATATATCATTCTATTGATTGTTATGTCATTAATGATCCTGCTGTTTAAGACCTATTCAAGAGCTGGCCTGGTCGCCATGTTGACCTCAGTGAGTGTCTTATTAATATTTTATCACAGACAATGGAAGAGCTATTGGAAATCAATCTGTATCGTGAGTGCTAGTGTAGCAATACTTTTTGTTGGTATTGATGCAATATATGAGTTTCGATATATTCATAAAATTACCGGAACATTTCGTTCCTTTACCAATACTCAAAATCAGAATTCATTAGAGGAGATTATAACGGAGAAAGATCAGATTCTAATACGATATCAAGGGGAGGAAATCATAGTATCATATGAAAATGAAGATGATTCGGAAGCCCCGTTTTTGACATTTTGGGATAAGGAAGGTAAGAACATTTCCGAACATTACGATTCTGCTAACAGGACAATACAATATACACCTTTTGAAAAACTACAGTTCTACATAGAAAAGGAGGAAACGTTACATTCCAATATACTTTATTGTGTGATTGATGGTATTACATGGAGATTCATGTACAGTGATTTAGACGGGTATGTATATATAAACGACTTTGGAAAAGCGGATAAGCTAACCAGGGTTAATCGCTTCGGCTTTCGTAATACAGAGCATATCGGTTCCGGACGTGGTTATATCTGGAGTCGATCCATTCCGTTATTGAAGGAAACCATACTATTAGGAAAAGGACCGGATACCTATCCCATCGTCTTCCCTCAATCAGATTATGTTGGGAAGGCAAATAATTGTAAAACACCGTACACATTAATTGAAAAACCTCATAATATGTATCTGATGACTGGGATACATACCGGGATCCTGTCATTAATTGCTGTTATCACTTTTTATATGCTTTATTTAGTGCAATCGATTAGAATTTATAGAAAATGCAAGCTCAATACATTGACAGAAAGAATAGGAATAGGATGTCTAATGAGTACGCTAAGCTTTATGATTAATGGTATTTTCAATGATTCCTCAATACAAACAACCCCTCTATTTATCATATTTCTGGGGCTTGGCATGGATATTAATCATAAATTACGAGTTAATAAGTAA
- a CDS encoding Ig-like domain-containing protein — MSKTMKRIAVLLITTLIAPAIVSFIPSVKSLTVAEVKAAEAKSKLIKTSATIGIQSSPEYISIENYNENAKYTFSSADKKIATVNEYGMVRGIAKGKTKIKVTETLGGEKKEIGTLSVNVVNAKIDPKEVEIGLNGYGYVPIAYINYEAKYSLKSADSKIVAINEYGTLEGKKLGKTTVSVTETYKGKTRKLGSCTIKVINSRLATKQTEIPVAGTTYCDLLVDCINSKATYTCKSSDKSIVSVDEYGNIFGLKEGTADVTISETYNKKTRKLGTVKVKVVGSSIEAEYSNIELGVNSSTSLTDIVYIKNYIWEAYYSCESEDESIVKVEEVESDWGSKYTNLIGKALGSTKLTIYENYNGTKRKVGTVTVTVKDFPVTGLELYTYDFLEVDGKYTRKYYLGEDYKSDSLRYYINLSPYNATTPVTYETSDETIVKVDETGVVTPVKEGKATITITCGSYSVSFVAEITTYSDTLDEADW; from the coding sequence ATGAGTAAAACAATGAAAAGAATTGCAGTATTGTTAATTACAACGTTGATTGCTCCGGCAATCGTATCCTTTATTCCGAGTGTTAAAAGCTTAACAGTAGCAGAGGTTAAAGCAGCTGAAGCAAAATCAAAGTTGATTAAAACTTCAGCAACCATTGGCATTCAAAGTTCACCGGAGTATATCAGTATTGAAAATTACAATGAAAACGCAAAATATACCTTCTCATCTGCTGATAAAAAGATAGCTACTGTTAATGAGTATGGTATGGTAAGGGGTATTGCGAAGGGTAAAACAAAAATCAAGGTAACCGAAACACTTGGCGGTGAAAAAAAAGAAATTGGTACACTTTCAGTAAATGTTGTTAATGCTAAGATAGACCCTAAGGAAGTTGAAATTGGATTAAATGGATATGGTTATGTGCCCATTGCTTACATTAATTATGAAGCAAAGTATTCCTTAAAATCTGCAGACTCTAAAATCGTAGCCATTAATGAATATGGTACCCTTGAAGGTAAAAAGTTAGGAAAAACAACGGTTAGTGTAACTGAAACATATAAGGGAAAGACAAGAAAGTTAGGCTCCTGTACTATAAAAGTAATCAACTCAAGACTGGCTACTAAGCAGACTGAAATTCCTGTAGCGGGTACTACATACTGTGATTTACTGGTAGACTGTATAAATTCTAAGGCAACCTATACCTGTAAGTCCTCAGATAAGTCCATTGTATCAGTTGATGAATATGGTAATATATTTGGACTAAAGGAAGGTACCGCTGATGTCACCATTTCAGAGACCTATAATAAGAAAACTCGTAAATTAGGAACTGTTAAAGTGAAGGTAGTAGGTTCCTCTATTGAAGCCGAATATAGCAATATTGAGTTGGGTGTGAATAGTTCTACGTCATTAACCGATATTGTGTATATTAAAAACTATATATGGGAAGCTTATTATAGCTGTGAATCTGAAGATGAAAGTATTGTAAAGGTAGAAGAAGTAGAGTCTGATTGGGGTTCAAAATACACTAATCTCATTGGTAAAGCACTTGGCTCCACGAAGCTTACTATATATGAGAATTATAATGGTACTAAGAGAAAGGTTGGAACTGTTACTGTAACGGTTAAAGATTTCCCGGTAACCGGCCTTGAGTTATACACATATGATTTTCTAGAGGTGGATGGTAAATATACCAGAAAATACTATCTTGGTGAAGATTATAAATCAGATTCCTTAAGATACTATATTAATCTGAGCCCTTATAATGCTACGACGCCGGTGACCTATGAAACCAGTGATGAGACTATTGTAAAGGTAGATGAGACTGGTGTAGTAACTCCGGTAAAAGAAGGTAAGGCAACTATTACTATCACCTGTGGAAGCTATAGTGTATCATTTGTAGCAGAGATCACGACTTATAGTGATACTCTTGATGAAGCAGATTGGTAA
- a CDS encoding Ig-like domain-containing protein, producing the protein MTNVMKKIASFLMIMVTVLSIVFADLVVGNAAIAKAAVTTDAYLKTINAKVGIQSKTAKIEIEKKNKNATYTYSTANDKIATVDEKGAVTGVSKGKTTITVYEYYIGVTKELGKVSVEVVGPKLAKKEITVGINCKEDTAIDYKNNKAKYTYKSADTSIATVDKNGKVTGLKVGNTKITVTESYKNKTTNLGTYTVNVVNSKINKKDVNVAVRGNINVDQVIKYYNPKASYKLTTSNKSIAEVDKNGNIKGVKVGETTINIVETYKKTTRKLGKVTVHVKNAAIDPKFDHAEIGVNLPNVLTEVIPIQYLNKDAVYTCTTDNDSIIKCDYMPDLNGILRFMIKGTAIGRATITIYEEYDGKKTEVGKVLVYVNMYPITELSFKLDKFDDAERLQKIYYLATDKSDYIWDYLIIAPEKNTTPFVFDSNNKEVVTIDEKGRIEPKGTGTAQIIVTCGSFRLIMNVIVK; encoded by the coding sequence ATGACTAATGTAATGAAGAAAATTGCTTCCTTCTTAATGATCATGGTAACTGTTCTGTCGATTGTTTTTGCTGATTTAGTAGTGGGCAATGCTGCTATCGCTAAGGCAGCTGTCACAACGGATGCATATCTTAAAACGATTAATGCAAAAGTGGGTATTCAAAGTAAAACAGCGAAAATAGAAATTGAAAAGAAGAATAAAAATGCTACTTATACGTATTCCACAGCCAACGATAAAATTGCCACAGTTGATGAAAAGGGTGCCGTTACAGGAGTTAGTAAAGGAAAGACTACTATTACGGTATATGAGTATTATATTGGTGTGACAAAGGAGCTTGGTAAGGTATCCGTAGAAGTTGTTGGTCCAAAGCTTGCTAAAAAAGAGATTACGGTAGGAATTAATTGTAAAGAGGATACAGCAATTGATTATAAGAACAACAAAGCAAAGTATACATATAAGTCTGCTGATACCTCCATTGCTACGGTTGATAAGAATGGTAAGGTTACCGGATTAAAAGTTGGAAATACAAAAATAACAGTTACAGAATCATATAAAAATAAAACAACAAACCTTGGTACCTATACTGTAAATGTTGTGAACTCTAAAATTAATAAGAAAGATGTGAATGTTGCAGTACGTGGCAATATCAATGTGGATCAGGTTATCAAGTATTATAACCCGAAAGCTTCGTATAAGTTAACCACTTCGAATAAATCCATTGCTGAAGTAGATAAGAATGGTAATATTAAAGGTGTTAAGGTGGGTGAAACAACAATTAATATTGTTGAGACCTATAAAAAGACAACCCGAAAGCTTGGTAAAGTCACGGTACATGTAAAAAATGCTGCAATTGATCCGAAATTTGATCATGCTGAAATTGGTGTTAATTTACCCAATGTTTTAACAGAAGTTATACCAATTCAATATTTAAACAAAGATGCTGTTTACACCTGTACTACCGATAATGACAGTATTATTAAATGTGACTACATGCCTGATTTGAATGGTATTCTGAGATTTATGATAAAAGGAACCGCTATCGGTCGTGCTACAATAACCATATATGAAGAATATGATGGAAAGAAAACAGAAGTTGGTAAAGTATTGGTATATGTAAATATGTATCCGATTACAGAACTATCATTTAAGCTTGATAAATTTGATGATGCAGAAAGATTGCAGAAAATTTATTATCTTGCGACGGATAAATCAGATTATATATGGGATTATTTGATTATAGCTCCTGAAAAGAATACAACACCGTTTGTGTTTGACTCAAATAATAAAGAGGTTGTCACTATTGATGAAAAAGGTAGAATTGAACCAAAGGGAACTGGTACTGCACAAATTATCGTAACATGCGGAAGCTTCCGTTTAATAATGAACGTAATCGTTAAATAA